The stretch of DNA tgtgtgtgtgtgtgtctgtgtgtgtgtgtgtgtgtgtgcctgtctgtgtgtctgtgtgtatgtgtatgtgtgtgtgtgtgtgtgtgtgtgtgtgtgtgtgtgtgtgtgtgtgtgtgtgtgtgtgtgtatataggaCGGGCAGTGTCATGGAGCGACGGGCCATCACCCCTCCCGTTGGCTCTCCAGTCGGCCGACCTCTCTACCTGCCTCCTCAGGACAAATCTCTGCTGACGCTGGACAAGATCGCCAAGAGGGAGTGTAAAGTCCTGGTGGTGGATCCTGTCAGCTAGGGACCAAGCATGCacgaaggaaggaaggaagaggagaCGAGGAAGCAGCGAGGAGAGGCATCGAAAGAAGCTGGAGAGGATTCTTCTCTTCATCTTTAATTTTCACTGAAACTTAAACTGCTGCTTCGTGTCTTTTCCTGTCAGGAAGCATGTTTAATTTAAAGAGGAGCACGAAGAATAAGAAGCAAAGTGTCCTGATGggaaaacatgaacaaacacactgaacagactgcACAGGCTttaaaatgtcatatttattcatgtattatcatgttttatgtattatttatgCTCAAAGCAAGTGACATAGGAaaaacgtgtgtgtatgtgtgtgtgtgtgtgtgtgtgtgtgtgtgtgcgtgtgtgtgtgtgtgtgtgtgtgtgtgtgtgtgtgtgtgtgtgtgtgtgtgtgtgtgtgtgtgtgtgtgtcgttacAGGAAAAACATGCCATTCTTGGCTGAAGTCACCTTGTATTTCAGTGTTATTATCAGTCTGTTCACATCAGTATCAACAGGTTTCAAATGTTTAACATCagaccttttcaatggaattccattgctaggcaacaaCCTGGCCCCGTGTTAACTTCCTGTCTGTTGATGCCATTCAcatagcctggatgccagccgagcttagccccgcccacaacatttgaggtcgggaattctgactagaatctgagtatgaggATGTCAGGCTACCATTCACATACacactgcaacaggaaatcagcttGGGTCCATTTAGAATGTTTATGTTTCCATCTGTGAAAAGGTCTATAAACACAGCTTTCTGTTTCCATCATTCAGTGCTTTCTCATGAAtgaattcgtatgatatcgcaTGAAATTACAGCGACTGCcggccggtcacatgacagttacagtttagccgagaaaaagtgagtgtgtgtgtctgtgcgtgtgtgtgtgtgtgtgtgtgtgtgtgtgtgtgtgtgtgtgtgtgtgtgtgtgtgcgtgcgtgtgtgtgtgtgtgtgtgtgtgtgtgtgtgtgtgtttgtgtgtctgtctgtgtgtgtgtgtgtgtgtgtgtgtgtgtgtttgtgtgggtgtgtgtgtgtgtgtctgtgtctgtctgtctgtgtgtgtgtgtgtgtgtgtgtgtgtgtgtgtgtgtgtgtttgtgtgggtgtgtgtgtgtgtctgtgtctgtctgtctgtctgtgtgtgtgtgtgtgtgtgtgtgtgtgtgtgtgtgtgtgtgtgtgtgtgtgtgtgtgtttgtgtgggtgtgtgtctgtgtctgtgtctgtctgtctgtgtgtgtgtgtgtgtgtgtgtgtgtgtgtgtgtgtgtgtgtgtagtatgggCATTGCAACACACCCAGTATCTCTCTCAAACTGCTCCTCATCCAGGAATGAAGCTAAACTTGATAACTCCTCCCAGACATGCTTTTTTTAGATCAGAGCTTAAACTTCACTtctcaggaacacacacacacacacacacacacacacacacacacacactagttaagattagaacaAAAGATGTCAGGTTGGGTGAAAACATCGGCCCCCTGAAGTGGCGCCCCCGGTACAcaaacacccgtttcctgggtgacCCTTAACCTATCCTGGCCCATCACGTGATGCACTTCCATggcaacacagtctcactccctactCATGGTGAAAAGGCATGCAGTAAAAGATCAATTTCGGgattttattaataaatatcagatcaaacaaatataatttttttggaaaatgtattattttaaacaagctctacagctgtgtgtctgtgtgcgtgtgtgtgcatctgtctgtgtgtgtgtgtgtgtgtgtgtgtgtgtgtgtgtgtgtgtgtgtagtatgggCATTGCAACACACCCAGTATCTCTCTCAAACTGCTCCTCATCCAGGAATGAAGCTAAACTTGATAACTCCTCCCAGAAACTGTACATGCTGTTTTTAGATCAGAGCTTAAACTAGTCTCACTTCTCAGGAAGTGAGACTCAGACAGTCGTTGTCACTGAGAGAGAGGTGAAATGGCGCAGAAAGGAGTTCAGCTGGACCGGGAAGCCTTCTCttgttccatctgtctggatctactgaaggatccggtgactactccctgtggacacaactactgcatgaactgtattaaaagCCACTGGGATGTAGAGGATTGTAAGTACAGCTACAGCTGTCCTCAGTGCAGGAAGACGTTCACATCGAGGCCTGACCTGCTGAAAAACAACTTGTTAGCAGAtttagtggaggagctgaagaagactggactccaagctgctcctgctgatcactgctatgctggagctgaagatgtggcctgtgatgtctGCACCGGGAGAAAACTCAAAGCACACAAGTCCTGTCTGCAATGTCTGGCTTCTTACTGTGAGAAACACCTTCAGCTTCATTATGAATCAGAGACATtcaagaaacacaagctggtggagccgTCCAAGAGGCTCCAGGAGAACGTCTGCTCTCGTCATGATGAGGTGATGAAGATTTTCTGTCGTACTGATCAGCAGCTTATCTgttctctctgctctgtggatgaacataaaggccacgacacagtctcagctgcagcagagagagctgagaggcagagagagctcgaggggagtcgacaaaacatccagcagagaatccaggacagagagaaagatgtgaagctgcttcaacagcaggcggaggccatcaatctctctgctgataaagcagtggaggacagcgagaagatcttcactgagctgatccgtctcctggagaaaagaagctctgatgtgaagcagcaggtcagatcccagcagaaaagagaagtgagtcgagtcaaagagcttcaggagaagctggagcaggagatcactgagctgaagaggaaagacgctgagctgaagaagctctcacacacagaggatcacagccagtttctacacaactacccctcactgtcaccactcagCCAATCTACATCCAGCATCCATATCCGTCCTCTGTACTACTTTGAGGACATGACAGCGGCcgtgtcagaagtcagagataaactacaggacGTCCTGAGAGAGAAGTGGACAAAGGTCTCACTGACAGGGACTGAAGTGGACGTTTTACTGCCACCACCAGAGCCCAAGACCAGAGCtggattcttaaaatattcacatgaaatcacactggatccaaacacagcacacacactgctgttatTATCTGAGGGGAACAGGAAAGCAACAGTAATGATTCAACATCAGTCTTATTCTAGTCACCCAGACAGATTCATTAACATGTGGcaggtcctgagtagagagagtctgactggacgttgttactgggaggtggagaggagaggaggagttgatgtagcagtcgcatacaagaatatcagcagagcaggggggTCAGATGAATGTGGATTTGGACAAAATGACAAATCTTGGGCGTTAGATTGTAACAAcagttatatattttattacaaCAATGTCCAAACTCCCTTCTCAGGTCctgagtcctccagagtaggagtgtacctggatcacagtgcaggtattctgtccttctacagcgtctctgaaaccatgactctcctccacagagtccagaccacattcactcagccccTCTATGCTGGACTAAGGGTTTATTATGGATCCTCTGCTGAGttgtgtaaactgaaatagACAGAAGTCATTTAAGGGTTAAATTCTGTGTTTTAACTCTTCGACTTATTTAGTCTCCATGTTTGTTGCTGAGAGCTGATTGTTGTGACATTctattttttcaacgtttttaatgtgtttgcacgtttttgttgcttttttcaacattttttgtcactttcttcgacatttATTTGCTTTTCTAAACGTTTTTGTGAATTGTATTGACGTTGTAGAAGTGATgagatgttttgtgtttgttgagAAAACCATTGGGGGAGCCCCAGAAGCTCTCAATGTGCTCAGTAGAGATCTGTTATTTTACCTTTGATTGTTGAAACAGGACGATATGTTAAAAATACGTTTTTACCGAGATGATCTGTAGATATTAGTTGCTGTTTATTATTCAGGTATTTCTCCACGTTATGTATCTGCGGGACAGGAAGATGTCTGTTAAATAgcggtgtcttgtaatcccatgtgggacGGGTGTTGGGACCGAGGAAAGTAAGAATTAAACTGATCTTAAACAAAAGAATACATGTAGCCAACCTGCACTCAGAGACAAAGGGTCTGAGACAAAGACGAGGCCTACATGTCAAAGATGCAGCCTGGAGATTTCACGCTTCCATGTGAAGAGTCCCCAAAAATAGGCGGAAGTCTAAGAAGTACAGGCTTGTAGTTTCTAACACCTCAAAGAACGTTCTGGATTCCCATTCGCTGGCAGACTTTGAACGCCACATCCGGCGCGCAAGCCTTTAAAAGTTTCCGACACACTTTTTCCCCCGTCTTTCTGCCGCAGCTGACGTTGTGCAAGGAGGCACGCAAGcgtttgtgctaaaacttctATTTTCCAGACAGAAGTGGAATTATTTCGGTGTTCTGGAGAACACTTCTGGATTCTGGAAAACACACACCTCGTATTTTCAAAACTGCAGAAGAGAAAACGTTTCTCTACCAGAAAATCGGAcagtgcttttctttttctctcattgAGTAGCTCTTCTCCTGCTGCTTTTGGGAGGGAAAGCTTTCCTCCATGTTCCGCTGACGAGCAGAACCGGACCCGTTTTGTTCCCATGGGAAGCTATGGACAAATAAAGAGGCTTGAGGTTTCCTGGGCAGAGAAATGTATGTGTGGTTATTAATGTAATAACTGCTAATGCTGCGATCGTGTTATGACATTAATGTGACTTGGGTTAATAAGCGCTACTGGTGCACCTTGACTTATTAATCTGTTTGAACTGCTGAGTCCAATCTGTTTTGCTGTGAATGTATTTTGATCACGATACTAGTTGATGATGGGTTTGAAACTGTAGCTTGGTTAAACCTGTAATTGCTACCCTGCTGACTCACCTTTCACAGAGTTTAGTTTACTGTACTGAACAAGAGAAGTGTTTATTCTCAGAACCTCGAGAATCAGGACCCCCAAGTgatctttcttttctctctaaTAAGGGGCTTTCTCTCCTCTTATATGCTAAACGAACACAcccattttacacacacaaacacacgcgtGCTACTGTGAACAGCTGGCCTTGCGACCTACGacagtcacatacacacacgtggAATAGCTACACAGCTAGCCCACAGCGAAGTAGCTTATTTGTGTACCCCTGTTTTGTCTGTTCTTTTGTCTGCAACACGTGCTTCACACTAGAAAACAGTTAGCCCCACAGTTAGTGACGTCTCACCAtatgctttctttgttttggttaTAGGTTATAAAAAAGTATATAGGTTTTGATGAGTGAAGAATTATTGAtcggccattgataattttgaagttaaataaactattatactttaaatagtggttgtctgtgattattttgcatatttgTTGTAATAACTGCTGGTTGAACAGTCAGTGCTCGAATTCACCCTTCCTTTTTTTCGTTCAAAGATACCAGATAGATTAACCAAGTTAATTAAGATCggtattttaaagggaacaccaccTAATTAGACTGTTTGACAGTTTGATTATTGGCCCCTGAgtttgattgtttgtcaatttggtaaagttattaatacccatattcataactttattaatattgatagaatgaggagctcggagtagagccgctgctcctttgcgtcgaaaggagccagttgaggtggtttgggcaactggtaaggatgccccctgggcgcctccctagggaggttttccaggcacgtcctgCTGAGAGGAGGCCtctgggaagacccaggactaggtggaggcacgtccagctgggaggaggcctcggggaagacacaggactaggtggaggcacgtccagctgggaggaggcctcggggaagacccaggactaggtggagagacgtccagctgggaggaggcctcgggaagacccaggactaggtggagggattatatctccaacctggcctgggaacgccttgggatcccccagtcggagctggttaatgtgtcTCGGGAAAGGGGAGtttggggtcttctgctggagctgctgcccccgcgacgcgaccccggataagtggacgagaatggatggatggactgtgATTTAgtagcccagtctcatggcagttcataaaatggtcacgttattgaatctattgatttgtgtactgaacacattaatgtcgttattttcgtCCGGTGAGCACGaactttaaagtaatgtatttcaatgggtagcatattttgtgatcacagAACAATTATGGCAGCGAGTGGTATTGATAAGGTGAAAATCCACGCAGGGAGGTtagtcggggtggtggatgggtcaaacaacacaggactttcaccccggagaccaggGACGCTTCCCACTTGTTGGCGTGTCCTGcatgtgacggttcctttcccacTTCCTCtgttcctaaccacaaccgtcccgttgttgtggccggcgtgtggcgtttcatgtccccttTGTGGTgttttccccgttgttgcgtcccccagagcagcccagtgtcatggcagttcgtgaaatggtcacgttcgaaaATTATGACCATGTGTATTGGAGATGGCAGCGCATTGTGATGTTCCCACCACGTTGGCCAGGAACATCTATAATGGCTCTGTGTCCAATGATGTTTCTCCCCCTTCTTCTGGTCTTTGCTAGGTTGAACCCAGCTTCATCTATAAAGATGAACTCATGGGATTGCATGAGCATCCATTTCTGGTACTCCctgaaaacaaagaacaaaaatcAGTAAATATTATGATAATGTTGCGTGTAGTGTACTGCAGTCAATATTGTACTTACATCCACATATGCTCGTCTGAGCTCTTTGTTTCTTTGAGAGTTTCTCTCAAACAGCATCTTATAAAGTTGTTTCATTCTGATTTGGTTTTGCTTGAGAATGCAAGCCAATGTGGACAGACTGACTCTTTGAATGTTGTTGACTGTGATGTTGTCTTGGATGATGTGGCTTTGAATTTCTCCTAATCTGATttcattattttccaaaatcaaGTTTGCAATGGCAGCTTCCTGTACCCCGGTGAACATTTGGCCCCTTGCTCCACCATGGTTGCGTCTCTCAGTcctttagaaaaacaaaaaatacacaaatataGGGCTTGGACAACGCAGCCTAAAGATATCCCCCCCACAGTAGAGTTAATTGTACAGAAACTTGTACAGTTAGTGTATGACATCAGTCATTCATGAAGTAAACAGGTGTCACCCAACTGATACACTATGACATGGGGTGTACTACATAGTGTGAAAGAAATTTTGGTTAAATACCTCTACTCCAGTCTAAATGTCTGGATGACACAGGCGACAGTAAAACGGCTCAAGTTGGGCTGTACTCTCTGTCCAGCCTCTCGCATTGTCAGCCCATGGTTGATGACGTGATCAACTAAGGTTACATTTCATTTGAAAGTTGTTGCCCTCTTTGGCCATGAACTCCTCTACCAGCTCTACCCCTACATCTcactcttcctccccctctcattctaaCCCTCCCTATTCAAACGCAGCTGTCCGCCTCATCACCCACTCCAAATCCTGGCAGCACATCACTCCAGTCCTAAAacaactccactggcttcctatCTCCCACCGGATCACCTACTCAATCTTGGTTCTCCACCATCTGGCCCCCTCATACCTCACTGACCTCCTCTCCCCCTACCAACCCTCACGGTCCCTCAGATCCACCTCAGACGGTCTCCTCTGCATCCACAAACAATCCAACCTCCGCAGTTTTGGGGACAGAGCCTTCTCCAGGGCAGCTCCcaggctctggaactccctcCCCCAAGAGATCTGCACCTCTGAGTCCCTCACCATCTTCCAGTCCCACCTCAAGACCCATCTCTTCACCTCTGCCTATCCATAGCCCCACGCCCTCTCCCTTCTCATTTGTGCCTGaatcctgttttgttttgttgtgcattgtttttattatctaCCTGCCCTGTAAAGCAACTTTGAGTttgtgaaaagcgctatataaattacatttattattattattattcatcttcctctctctgcaACGTCTTccattgttgtaaaaaaaaggTGCTGACCTGTGGTCTTTTTATAGTGCTTACTTCCTGATTGAAGTGGTAACAATTAAGCATTGAGGTGTTTGGTCAGGTGAAACATATGTTGGCCAATCAGCTCATGTCgtgtcattttgaatggcagtgttttgaaatagcaaacatgtgactttatgtcagattgttgtCTTATGCAGAGACGCgtgttcagtgcatttaaaaagtgacattttgaattgaaatgtgtgtaaagcagaaaatgtgtttagacttttggagacttgagaagaggttttgctctctgtgtgtcagtttaaataattgtgctatgcatgtcattttagtgtgttagcaattggaaaaaaaactgtaacaggaAGGGTGGGACAAATGACagctttatcattcttattggtagaaagCATTTGTAACCTAATAAGTTCCAATCAAAGCTCCAGCCCACCTTCAACCTCAGCAGAGTCTgctcagccagaataactgaaatcacctgtgtaggtgttcagaggctttaagtAGGTTGTACATTTGTACTCGCCACTTGTATTTACGTTTGTACATTCTTTCCCTTGTATTTAGTATTTTTGAATAGTATTCTATCTAACCCTatgtattatattttgtatatactgtatgtgtgctgtgtgtattATATCTTGTATATTCTggatgtgtgctgtgtgtcttatattttgctgctgtagcactgaaatGTGTTTAAATTTGGGATTAAGAAAGTCTATCTAATCCACGTGTTAAACTCGAGGCCCGCTGGCCGATCCAGGCCGCTCGCAGGTTTTAAACTGGCCCGCATattaatttaggttcacaatacatgtTGGCTATCCTAGATGTATCCCgaaacaaaaagacagaaacctgtttttcaaactgcagTCACTTAACACTCTGAGCAGTGTTTGGCAGATTTGttgactttgagactcagaaatcccCCCAGAACCAGAAAGTTTTAATATTAAGTCTGTTCATCATTCAGACGGCTACACTTCATGTCAGGTACAAAagttctgtatctgtgtctatctgtgtgcatatgtgtgtatctgtgtgtatctgtgtctatctgtgtgcatatgtgtgtacctgtgtgtatctgtgtttatctgtgtaacctaaaaaatattgaattcagtacc from Sander lucioperca isolate FBNREF2018 chromosome 13, SLUC_FBN_1.2, whole genome shotgun sequence encodes:
- the LOC116055001 gene encoding tripartite motif-containing protein 16-like, whose product is MAQKGVQLDREAFSCSICLDLLKDPVTTPCGHNYCMNCIKSHWDVEDCKYSYSCPQCRKTFTSRPDLLKNNLLADLVEELKKTGLQAAPADHCYAGAEDVACDVCTGRKLKAHKSCLQCLASYCEKHLQLHYESETFKKHKLVEPSKRLQENVCSRHDEVMKIFCRTDQQLICSLCSVDEHKGHDTVSAAAERAERQRELEGSRQNIQQRIQDREKDVKLLQQQAEAINLSADKAVEDSEKIFTELIRLLEKRSSDVKQQVRSQQKREVSRVKELQEKLEQEITELKRKDAELKKLSHTEDHSQFLHNYPSLSPLSQSTSSIHIRPLYYFEDMTAAVSEVRDKLQDVLREKWTKVSLTGTEVDVLLPPPEPKTRAGFLKYSHEITLDPNTAHTLLLLSEGNRKATVMIQHQSYSSHPDRFINMWQVLSRESLTGRCYWEVERRGGVDVAVAYKNISRAGGSDECGFGQNDKSWALDCNNSYIFYYNNVQTPFSGPESSRVGVYLDHSAGILSFYSVSETMTLLHRVQTTFTQPLYAGLRVYYGSSAELCKLK